A section of the Veillonella criceti genome encodes:
- a CDS encoding EutP/PduV family microcompartment system protein, producing MEQALKTVIMVGRTEVGKTTLANTLMYGSPEALKTQSIGRIGSIIDTPGEFIENPIYYRAILLSAYDADVVLFLNEANESESIFPPNFAASFNREVIGVITKIDLGGDVTRARKNLQAAGVSQIFEISVHDAESVQRLRDYISRERPL from the coding sequence ATGGAACAGGCTTTAAAGACAGTGATTATGGTGGGCCGTACCGAAGTAGGTAAAACTACCTTAGCGAATACCTTAATGTATGGTAGTCCAGAGGCCTTAAAAACACAATCTATTGGTCGCATTGGTTCGATTATTGATACGCCTGGTGAATTCATAGAAAATCCCATTTATTATCGTGCGATTTTATTGAGTGCTTATGATGCGGATGTGGTATTATTTCTTAATGAAGCCAATGAATCGGAAAGCATTTTTCCACCTAACTTTGCCGCTTCTTTTAATCGGGAAGTCATAGGAGTTATTACTAAAATTGATTTAGGTGGCGATGTAACGAGAGCCCGTAAAAATTTACAGGCGGCTGGCGTAAGTCAAATCTTTGAGATATCTGTACATGATGCAGAATCGGTTCAACGTTTACGTGATTATATTTCTCGTGAAAGGCCTTTATAA
- a CDS encoding NAD(P)-dependent alcohol dehydrogenase: protein MKGYAMLKIGESGWIEKERPTCGPLDAICKPLAVAICTSDVHTLWEGAIGERHNMILGHECCAEVVEVGELVKDFKPGDRVLVPAITPDWNSLEAQAGYAMHSGGMLAGWKFSNFKDGVFSEFFHVNDADGNLALLPPNINSVDACMLSDMVPTGFHGVELADVQFGDTVLVIGIGPVGLMAVAGSNLRGASRIIAVGTRKNCVEVAKGYGAVDFVSYKNGTIEEQVLALTDGQGVDKVVIAGGSVETFESAVKCLKPGGKIGNVNYLGSGTYITIPRVEWGVGMGHKQINGGLMPGGRLRMEKLGALVAAGKLDVSPLASHVFEGWDHLEEALFMMRDKPADLIKPVVKLAD, encoded by the coding sequence ATGAAAGGCTATGCAATGCTTAAAATCGGTGAATCTGGTTGGATTGAAAAAGAGCGTCCTACTTGTGGGCCCTTGGATGCGATTTGTAAACCTTTAGCCGTAGCGATTTGTACATCTGATGTTCATACCCTTTGGGAAGGGGCTATTGGAGAACGTCATAATATGATTCTTGGCCATGAATGCTGTGCTGAAGTGGTTGAAGTGGGCGAATTGGTTAAAGATTTTAAACCAGGTGACCGTGTGTTAGTGCCGGCGATTACACCTGATTGGAATTCTTTAGAAGCGCAAGCTGGCTATGCTATGCATTCTGGTGGTATGTTAGCTGGCTGGAAATTCTCTAACTTCAAGGATGGCGTTTTTTCAGAATTTTTCCACGTAAATGATGCGGATGGCAATTTAGCATTATTACCTCCGAACATTAACTCTGTAGATGCTTGTATGCTATCTGATATGGTTCCAACGGGTTTTCATGGGGTGGAACTAGCTGATGTACAATTTGGTGATACAGTACTCGTTATCGGTATTGGCCCAGTAGGTCTTATGGCGGTAGCTGGATCGAATTTGCGCGGTGCTTCGCGAATTATTGCTGTAGGTACGCGTAAAAATTGTGTAGAAGTAGCTAAAGGCTATGGCGCTGTCGATTTTGTAAGTTATAAAAATGGCACTATTGAAGAACAAGTATTAGCGTTGACCGATGGTCAAGGGGTCGATAAAGTTGTTATTGCTGGTGGTAGCGTAGAAACTTTTGAATCGGCTGTGAAATGTTTAAAACCAGGTGGCAAAATTGGTAACGTTAACTACTTAGGTAGTGGTACCTATATTACCATTCCGCGTGTTGAATGGGGCGTAGGTATGGGGCATAAGCAAATTAATGGTGGTTTGATGCCAGGGGGTCGCTTGCGTATGGAAAAACTTGGTGCGTTAGTGGCTGCAGGAAAACTTGATGTAAGTCCATTGGCTAGCCATGTATTTGAAGGTTGGGACCACTTGGAAGAAGCATTATTTATGATGCGTGACAAACCAGCTGATTTAATTAAACCTGTTGTGAAACTAGCTGATTAA
- a CDS encoding CobW family GTP-binding protein: MKILVISGFLGAGKTTFIQELVKRTKRDFAIMENEYGAIGVDGDLLEQSDGSINIWEMTEGCICCTRKADFASSILTIANTIDPEILLVEPTGVGELSKLLENISQIEYERISLLEPLTIVDGSHFEQTLAKFPELCMDQIQAAGTVIVSKLEGASEAELTEIEARIRTINRTSDISSLHYSKQPDSWWAMLLERPLLVSSSNQSEEGSAPLEDRMIENTSVKNEPSVADETVDSVALTSISLRYEQELILFLQGLTAGVFGDIVRAKGFLPIGNGDVWLQFSVVNGTYSVTGFNHPSEVTELEAKGIFIGTRIKRSWLREVLQKSLYCHPDTIKEAAKQNKLKIGKLRGTKRVS, from the coding sequence ATGAAAATTTTAGTCATATCTGGTTTTTTAGGAGCTGGCAAGACTACGTTTATTCAGGAACTTGTGAAACGAACAAAGCGTGATTTTGCTATTATGGAAAATGAATACGGTGCTATCGGTGTCGATGGGGATTTATTAGAACAATCTGATGGTTCCATAAATATATGGGAAATGACCGAAGGCTGTATTTGTTGTACGCGTAAAGCTGACTTTGCCTCATCAATTTTGACAATCGCTAATACGATTGATCCTGAAATTCTTTTGGTAGAACCAACTGGTGTCGGCGAATTAAGTAAGCTTTTAGAGAATATTAGCCAAATTGAATACGAGCGGATAAGCCTTTTAGAACCGTTAACTATCGTTGATGGTAGTCATTTTGAACAGACATTGGCAAAGTTTCCGGAGCTTTGCATGGATCAAATTCAGGCTGCGGGCACTGTGATTGTGTCAAAATTAGAGGGTGCTAGTGAGGCCGAGTTGACTGAAATAGAGGCACGGATTCGAACTATTAATAGAACGAGTGATATTAGTAGTTTACATTACAGCAAACAACCTGATAGTTGGTGGGCTATGCTATTAGAACGGCCTTTATTAGTTAGTTCATCGAATCAGTCTGAAGAGGGCTCAGCCCCATTAGAGGATCGTATGATAGAGAATACCTCTGTTAAGAATGAGCCCAGTGTAGCTGATGAAACGGTGGATAGTGTGGCTCTAACATCAATTTCATTGCGTTATGAGCAAGAGCTAATCCTGTTTTTACAAGGTCTTACGGCTGGTGTATTTGGCGATATTGTACGGGCCAAAGGCTTTTTACCTATTGGTAATGGCGATGTATGGCTACAGTTTAGTGTAGTTAATGGTACCTATTCAGTGACGGGCTTTAATCATCCATCAGAAGTGACTGAACTTGAAGCGAAAGGAATTTTTATCGGTACGCGTATAAAGCGTAGTTGGCTTCGCGAAGTTTTGCAAAAATCATTGTATTGCCATCCAGATACGATTAAAGAAGCAGCTAAGCAAAATAAATTAAAAATAGGTAAATTAAGGGGCACTAAACGAGTGTCATAA
- the mobA gene encoding molybdenum cofactor guanylyltransferase, whose amino-acid sequence MYERLASLQPVILAGHNSSRMGYNKVFAKFGDQTLIETIYTMLAFSFEKDPIIVTDNKTLFDRFEPLKDANVVEDKYPGHNTLGAVATAFDYCDADNLFVIGVDMPFLSLVVLDRMVESQGVAQVVVPMLNGKDICLHAIYNRQLLPIMKEKIEAGEKLLHSFYKEVPLLQLPLKENTLEADIFIDINTPEDLEYAQEYFHKIHEIDTEKVLVHKPEE is encoded by the coding sequence ATGTATGAAAGATTAGCAAGTTTACAACCAGTTATCTTGGCTGGTCATAACAGTTCCCGCATGGGCTATAACAAAGTATTTGCCAAATTTGGCGATCAAACATTAATTGAAACGATTTATACCATGCTAGCATTTTCCTTTGAAAAGGATCCCATTATTGTAACTGATAATAAGACCCTCTTCGACCGTTTTGAACCACTAAAAGACGCAAATGTAGTCGAAGATAAGTATCCTGGTCATAATACCTTAGGTGCTGTTGCTACAGCGTTTGATTATTGTGATGCGGACAACCTCTTCGTAATTGGCGTTGATATGCCATTCTTATCACTAGTTGTGCTAGATCGTATGGTAGAAAGCCAAGGTGTGGCGCAAGTTGTAGTCCCTATGCTCAATGGCAAAGATATTTGCTTGCACGCTATTTATAATCGTCAACTCTTGCCGATTATGAAAGAAAAAATCGAAGCTGGTGAAAAGCTTCTACATTCCTTCTACAAAGAAGTACCATTACTTCAACTACCATTGAAAGAAAATACGTTAGAAGCAGATATTTTCATTGATATCAACACACCAGAAGATTTAGAGTATGCTCAAGAATACTTCCATAAGATTCATGAAATCGATACAGAAAAAGTACTTGTACATAAGCCAGAAGAATAA
- a CDS encoding sensor histidine kinase, with product MRQKFFRALFGLGMLSLVVSTVILSYLFYNNWKADFRTVLYTEGKIIASTGTLTPAHLEAITNATNNTLRITWISYEGKVLYDSSHDAETMDNHLQRPEIAQAILTGEGSDIRDSATLHSISYYEALRMPDNSILRVSRNGSTVYKVIIDAAPGLLTLFVLMSGGCYLLARRWTADAIYPIEEIVKAWTSHGDTKLVIDEAYNEITPLLSRLSFQKNELEAMIVRLQAEKNTLRSIMEEMAEGLLLAELDGTIITYNEHLKEFLNHKSELHGESLLLLSDDVDWRKHVINAMRKHQGGEYLLHKDNQHFHIVFHITEDDRYKGRLLIIISDITQSYLEQQRRHEFTSNVSHELKTPLTTISGYAEILAKGMYPNKEEATVLGGHIHTAALHMQELIDTILKLSRIEDGVSEVLFERTSLRSIINTAWQQLATKRQGKNITLAMTGSSPVFLMSPKLVEEVFINLFDNAIKFSRGIDNHITVHMDLKEGFHIVNITDEGVGIPKDKQSRIFERFYQADPSRNSKREGSGLGLALVKHIMEIHSGSVAVKSEPGEGTTFTLRFKNTEK from the coding sequence ATGAGACAAAAGTTTTTCCGTGCACTCTTTGGCCTAGGTATGCTCAGTCTTGTAGTTAGTACCGTTATCTTAAGCTATCTATTCTACAATAATTGGAAAGCTGACTTTCGCACAGTGCTGTATACAGAAGGTAAAATTATCGCCTCTACAGGCACTCTCACACCAGCTCATTTAGAAGCGATTACTAATGCAACTAATAATACCCTACGAATCACTTGGATTTCCTATGAAGGCAAAGTTCTCTACGATTCGTCCCATGATGCGGAAACTATGGATAACCATTTACAACGCCCTGAAATAGCCCAAGCCATCTTAACTGGCGAAGGTAGTGACATTCGTGACTCGGCCACCTTGCATTCAATTAGCTACTATGAAGCCTTGCGTATGCCCGACAATTCAATTCTCCGGGTCTCTCGCAATGGCTCCACTGTCTACAAAGTAATCATTGATGCCGCTCCAGGCCTTTTAACCCTCTTTGTCCTCATGTCAGGGGGCTGTTATTTATTGGCTCGTCGTTGGACGGCCGATGCCATTTATCCAATTGAAGAAATTGTAAAAGCCTGGACTTCTCATGGTGATACCAAATTAGTTATTGATGAAGCCTATAATGAAATTACCCCTTTGCTATCACGACTATCGTTTCAGAAAAATGAACTGGAAGCGATGATTGTTCGTCTCCAAGCTGAAAAAAATACCCTCCGTTCTATTATGGAGGAAATGGCCGAAGGTTTATTATTGGCGGAATTAGATGGCACAATCATCACCTATAATGAACATTTAAAAGAATTTTTAAATCATAAGTCCGAATTACACGGTGAGTCCTTATTACTTCTATCTGATGATGTAGATTGGCGTAAACATGTAATTAATGCTATGCGCAAACATCAAGGTGGGGAGTATCTCTTACACAAAGATAATCAACACTTCCACATTGTGTTCCATATTACAGAGGACGATCGGTATAAAGGTCGTCTACTGATCATCATTTCAGACATTACACAAAGTTATCTAGAGCAACAGCGACGGCATGAGTTTACCTCTAATGTATCCCATGAATTAAAGACTCCACTCACCACAATTAGTGGCTACGCTGAAATTCTCGCCAAAGGTATGTATCCTAATAAGGAAGAAGCCACAGTGCTCGGCGGTCATATCCATACAGCGGCCCTTCATATGCAAGAGCTCATCGATACAATTTTAAAACTCTCTCGTATTGAAGACGGTGTGTCAGAAGTATTATTTGAAAGAACCTCCCTTCGTTCTATTATAAACACAGCTTGGCAACAATTAGCGACCAAACGGCAAGGCAAAAATATTACCCTTGCCATGACAGGTAGCAGCCCTGTATTTTTAATGTCACCAAAACTCGTTGAAGAGGTATTTATCAATCTCTTTGACAATGCAATTAAATTTAGTCGTGGCATAGACAACCATATTACTGTTCACATGGACTTAAAAGAAGGCTTCCATATTGTTAACATTACCGATGAAGGTGTGGGCATTCCTAAAGACAAACAAAGTCGTATATTTGAGCGTTTCTATCAAGCTGACCCAAGCCGTAACAGTAAACGAGAAGGTAGTGGCCTAGGACTTGCTTTAGTAAAACACATCATGGAAATCCATAGCGGTTCTGTAGCCGTGAAAAGTGAACCTGGTGAAGGGACTACCTTTACACTCCGCTTTAAAAACACAGAAAAATAA
- a CDS encoding response regulator, protein MKQTHPLIYCVEDEDSIRGLISYVLNGQGFEVGTFESSSPFWAALEERRPQLVLLDIMLEGEDGLSILHKLRERPDTEDLPIIMITAKTSEIDVVQGLDGGADDYISKPFGVVELVSRIKALLRRTRPVAPPPKSTLTCGNLVLDKDSRIVTLDGQPISLTLKEYELLLYFMENTGIALSRERIMEVVWGFSYEGESRTVDMHVVTLRQHLGSAGRHLKTVRGIGYRWEASL, encoded by the coding sequence ATGAAACAAACCCACCCTTTAATCTATTGTGTAGAAGACGAAGACAGTATCCGGGGTCTTATCTCCTATGTGTTAAACGGGCAGGGCTTTGAGGTCGGCACCTTCGAGTCGAGCAGTCCTTTTTGGGCAGCCTTAGAAGAACGCCGACCTCAACTTGTCTTACTCGATATTATGCTTGAAGGGGAGGATGGCTTATCCATCTTGCACAAACTACGTGAACGCCCTGATACGGAAGATCTCCCTATTATTATGATTACGGCCAAAACTTCTGAAATTGATGTAGTCCAAGGTCTGGATGGTGGTGCAGATGATTATATTTCAAAACCGTTCGGCGTAGTGGAACTCGTTTCACGAATTAAAGCCCTATTACGTCGCACCAGGCCAGTTGCACCGCCACCAAAATCAACACTGACCTGTGGTAACTTAGTGCTCGATAAAGATAGCCGTATCGTGACGCTCGATGGACAACCTATCAGTTTAACGCTCAAAGAATATGAACTGCTTCTCTACTTTATGGAAAATACAGGGATTGCTTTATCCCGTGAACGCATCATGGAAGTTGTCTGGGGCTTTTCTTACGAAGGCGAATCTCGTACTGTAGATATGCATGTGGTTACATTGCGTCAACATCTAGGATCAGCTGGCCGTCACCTTAAAACCGTTCGTGGTATCGGTTACCGCTGGGAGGCTTCCCTATGA
- the pstB gene encoding phosphate ABC transporter ATP-binding protein PstB, with the protein MEISEVVMPNPQVLVNTQVKAVANEGLGNAFTVENLDFFYGSYHALKNINMDIKKNEITALIGPSGCGKSTFLRILNRMNDLEGDVTVKGKILLEGEDIYADMEPIVLRHRVGMVFQQPNPFPQSLYDNVAFGPRLQGITKASELDELVETSLTQASLWNEVKDRLHKSALSLSGGQQQRLCIARTLATRPDVILMDEPTSALDPISTAKIEELALELKENYTIVIVTHNMQQAARISDKTAFFLMGDLIEYNKTKTIFTEPAQPKTADYINGRFG; encoded by the coding sequence ATGGAAATTTCTGAAGTAGTAATGCCTAATCCACAAGTACTTGTTAACACACAAGTAAAGGCCGTTGCTAATGAAGGTCTAGGCAATGCCTTCACCGTAGAAAATCTTGATTTTTTCTATGGTTCCTACCACGCTTTAAAAAATATCAACATGGACATCAAAAAGAATGAAATCACCGCTTTAATCGGACCATCTGGTTGCGGTAAATCCACATTCTTACGTATTTTAAATCGCATGAACGATTTAGAAGGCGATGTAACCGTTAAAGGTAAAATTTTATTAGAAGGAGAAGACATTTATGCTGATATGGAGCCTATCGTCCTTCGCCACCGCGTAGGTATGGTATTCCAACAGCCTAATCCATTCCCTCAAAGTCTATATGATAATGTAGCTTTTGGACCTCGTTTACAAGGTATCACTAAAGCAAGCGAACTTGATGAATTAGTTGAAACTAGCTTAACCCAAGCCTCCTTATGGAACGAAGTAAAAGATCGCTTACATAAAAGTGCGCTTAGTTTATCCGGTGGTCAACAGCAACGCCTTTGCATTGCTCGTACATTAGCTACACGTCCTGATGTAATTCTTATGGACGAACCAACTAGTGCGCTAGATCCTATCTCTACCGCTAAAATTGAAGAATTGGCTTTAGAACTAAAAGAAAACTATACTATCGTCATTGTTACACACAATATGCAACAAGCTGCTCGTATTTCTGATAAAACAGCTTTCTTCTTAATGGGAGATTTGATAGAATATAATAAAACAAAGACTATCTTTACCGAACCAGCACAGCCAAAAACGGCAGACTACATTAACGGTCGCTTCGGTTAA
- the pstA gene encoding phosphate ABC transporter permease PstA → MRASKAIPAPRQRALSTDRFITLALHGLAGAVLLLLLAFVGHIAWNALSDFKLELLAFSPTGIGNQLFNTIYLVFLALVISVPLGIGGGIYMAEYATEGKAQRIMRISIETLSSLPSIVLGLFGYLVFIIMTNSQWNLFAGALTVSILTLPLIATITEDALRALPPSYAKGSYGLGATKWQTISRVLLPAAFPAIITGIILAAGRVFGEAAALMFTAGMSTDINWASTDITSPTNAFNPFRSGETLALQIWASRSESLASDAEAMANLSALLLLALVFTFSIGARALSRHLNRKNLGENK, encoded by the coding sequence GTGAGAGCAAGTAAAGCCATTCCCGCTCCTCGGCAGCGGGCCTTATCTACCGATAGATTCATCACGTTAGCCCTCCACGGCTTAGCTGGTGCCGTCTTACTCTTATTACTAGCCTTTGTAGGCCACATTGCGTGGAATGCTTTGAGTGATTTCAAGCTCGAACTCTTAGCTTTTTCCCCAACGGGCATTGGTAATCAGTTATTCAATACCATTTATTTAGTATTTTTAGCCTTAGTTATTAGTGTACCACTGGGTATCGGTGGTGGTATTTACATGGCTGAATATGCTACTGAAGGAAAAGCGCAGCGAATTATGCGTATTTCTATTGAAACCTTATCCTCCTTACCCTCCATCGTACTTGGTTTGTTTGGTTATCTCGTATTTATCATTATGACCAACTCCCAATGGAATTTATTTGCTGGGGCCTTAACTGTTTCAATCTTAACCTTACCGCTCATTGCTACCATCACGGAAGACGCACTTCGAGCCTTGCCACCATCTTATGCCAAAGGGAGTTATGGTCTAGGTGCTACTAAGTGGCAAACTATTAGCCGGGTATTATTACCGGCAGCCTTTCCAGCTATTATTACAGGGATTATCCTTGCAGCAGGTCGCGTATTTGGTGAAGCAGCGGCCCTCATGTTTACAGCTGGTATGAGCACTGATATTAACTGGGCAAGTACAGATATTACATCCCCTACTAATGCCTTCAACCCATTCCGTTCAGGTGAAACCTTAGCCTTACAAATTTGGGCTTCGCGCAGTGAGTCATTAGCCTCTGATGCAGAAGCTATGGCCAATTTAAGTGCCCTTTTACTATTAGCCCTTGTATTCACATTTAGTATTGGTGCTCGCGCTCTTAGCCGTCACCTTAATCGTAAAAACTTAGGAGAGAATAAATAA
- the pstC gene encoding phosphate ABC transporter permease subunit PstC, whose translation MNIESTLRADKIWRYVIKGTGFFLLVVTAAIGIFLLYRGTGTFTLYGHSLSEFLFSTQWQPADTLDGGGHVGAGIYIVGSLITCALALLMATPVSIALAIYMAEITPSLGRKFWQPVIEIFVGIPSIIYGWLGLTILVPFIQKYTDAHSGFSVLAASIVLALMIFPTITSVTMNAINSVPKTYRQGAYGLGATRWEVIYKIVLPVAKHGILAGVVLGLARAFGEALAVAMVIGKMKAFPSSLLDPTVNLTSAIAADMGGTMEGSEYNMALWTMALLLFVISLLFILLIRYITSKGGALSESK comes from the coding sequence ATGAACATTGAAAGCACGCTTCGCGCCGATAAAATATGGCGTTACGTAATTAAAGGTACAGGTTTCTTCTTGCTAGTCGTTACGGCAGCTATAGGGATTTTCTTACTCTATCGCGGCACCGGAACCTTTACACTTTACGGGCACAGTCTTTCAGAATTCCTATTTTCTACACAGTGGCAACCCGCCGATACACTCGACGGGGGTGGCCACGTTGGAGCCGGCATTTATATTGTCGGCTCTCTTATTACCTGTGCCTTAGCATTATTGATGGCTACGCCAGTCAGTATTGCTCTTGCCATTTATATGGCAGAAATCACCCCTAGCCTCGGCCGTAAATTCTGGCAACCAGTGATTGAAATTTTTGTAGGAATTCCTTCAATCATCTACGGTTGGTTAGGTCTTACCATTCTTGTTCCTTTTATTCAAAAGTACACCGATGCGCATAGCGGTTTCTCTGTATTAGCCGCATCCATCGTTTTAGCACTCATGATATTCCCAACCATTACTTCCGTAACGATGAATGCCATTAATAGTGTACCAAAAACATATCGTCAAGGCGCCTATGGTCTAGGTGCAACTCGTTGGGAAGTTATTTACAAAATCGTTTTACCAGTGGCTAAACATGGTATCTTAGCTGGCGTTGTCTTAGGTCTTGCTCGAGCTTTTGGGGAAGCCCTCGCCGTAGCTATGGTCATCGGCAAAATGAAAGCCTTCCCTAGCTCACTACTCGATCCTACTGTTAACCTTACCAGTGCTATCGCTGCTGATATGGGCGGTACTATGGAAGGTAGTGAATATAACATGGCCCTTTGGACTATGGCCCTATTACTCTTTGTCATTTCCTTACTATTCATCTTGCTAATTCGTTACATTACATCTAAAGGAGGCGCCCTCAGTGAGAGCAAGTAA
- a CDS encoding phosphate ABC transporter substrate-binding protein, which translates to MKFKSKALTAMVMASVLALGLAGCGNSSSAPADSKQALKGTITSSGSSALLPLAKDAAAEFKKKHPDVSIVLNGGGSGTGLKQVSDGTVNIGNSDVPAESKLPKEKAAELVDHKVAIVTVAAVANKDVAKAVPNLTKQQLIDIFTGKVTNWKDVGGPDQNVVLVTRPSTSGTRALFSEFALDKNQEASNKSLETDDSGALIQSISSTPGAIGYVALPYLLNNSSVAAISIDGVAPTLENSYNGSYKVWGFEHMYTKGNPDALQKAYLDFIMSEEYGKVLESKGYGVASKVKTEK; encoded by the coding sequence ATGAAATTCAAAAGTAAAGCTCTTACAGCAATGGTTATGGCAAGCGTATTAGCCTTGGGTTTAGCAGGATGCGGTAACAGCAGTTCAGCACCAGCAGACTCAAAACAAGCTTTAAAAGGTACCATTACTTCTTCTGGTTCTTCTGCATTGCTACCACTTGCTAAAGATGCAGCGGCTGAATTCAAAAAGAAACATCCTGATGTTTCTATCGTATTAAATGGTGGTGGTTCTGGTACAGGCTTAAAACAAGTATCTGATGGTACTGTTAACATTGGTAACTCCGACGTTCCAGCAGAAAGCAAATTACCTAAAGAAAAAGCTGCTGAATTAGTTGACCATAAAGTAGCCATTGTAACCGTAGCGGCTGTAGCTAACAAAGATGTAGCTAAAGCTGTACCAAATTTAACTAAACAACAATTGATTGACATTTTCACTGGCAAAGTAACTAACTGGAAAGACGTAGGCGGTCCTGATCAGAATGTAGTATTAGTAACTCGTCCTTCTACATCCGGTACTCGTGCCCTCTTCTCTGAATTTGCCCTTGATAAAAACCAAGAAGCATCTAACAAATCTTTAGAAACAGATGACTCTGGTGCTCTTATCCAAAGTATCTCCAGCACACCAGGCGCTATTGGTTATGTTGCCTTACCTTACCTTTTAAATAACTCAAGTGTAGCTGCTATCTCCATCGATGGCGTAGCACCAACCCTTGAAAATAGCTACAACGGTTCTTACAAAGTATGGGGCTTTGAACACATGTACACCAAAGGAAACCCTGATGCACTTCAAAAAGCATACCTAGACTTCATTATGTCTGAAGAATACGGTAAAGTATTAGAATCCAAAGGTTACGGTGTAGCCTCTAAAGTGAAAACGGAGAAATAA
- the alr gene encoding alanine racemase, translating to MRPTHLEIDTAIIRENLRRIKDSLPEWSTSTAVIKANGYGHGSVMVGRIAVEEGYESLAVAFPEEALPLRAAGIMVPIYLLGITLPQSFDLIVESNSRPAICESTDLAALDACAARHETIIECCIAVDTGMHRIGVHPDRALDFMQEVESYPHLSVDGFFSHMASADAADKTSAHKQTELFRHMVEMIRAHRSEPFRFSMANSAGLLSVKDSLFTDARPGIIQYGIMPSLDVPNRLGLRPALSLHSKVVHVQHLKAGERIGYGGTYTTDRLTTVATIPVGYADGYPRSLSNRGAVLIHGHRCPIVGRVCMDQLMVAMPEGVPVHPGDEVVLIGTQGDESITVLEIATLVGTIPYEIFCDFSERVPRIYV from the coding sequence ATGAGACCTACTCACTTAGAAATAGATACGGCGATTATTCGTGAGAATTTGCGTCGCATTAAAGATAGTTTGCCGGAATGGAGTACGAGTACGGCTGTTATTAAAGCGAATGGCTATGGCCATGGTAGTGTTATGGTCGGTCGAATTGCAGTAGAAGAAGGCTATGAATCGCTAGCGGTTGCATTTCCCGAAGAGGCCTTGCCTTTGCGGGCGGCGGGTATTATGGTGCCTATTTATTTATTAGGGATTACGTTGCCGCAGTCGTTTGATTTAATTGTTGAAAGCAATTCGCGTCCTGCTATTTGTGAATCGACTGATTTGGCTGCCTTAGACGCTTGTGCAGCGCGCCATGAAACGATTATTGAATGTTGTATTGCGGTGGATACGGGGATGCATCGAATTGGTGTACACCCAGATAGAGCTTTAGATTTTATGCAAGAAGTAGAATCGTATCCACATCTTAGTGTTGATGGATTTTTCTCACATATGGCGAGTGCTGATGCAGCCGATAAAACGAGTGCGCATAAACAAACGGAGTTATTCCGTCATATGGTGGAAATGATTCGCGCTCATCGTTCCGAGCCGTTTCGTTTTTCTATGGCTAATAGTGCGGGGCTATTATCTGTAAAAGATAGCTTATTTACTGATGCGCGGCCAGGTATTATTCAATATGGTATTATGCCTTCATTAGATGTGCCTAATCGCTTAGGATTGCGCCCCGCTTTAAGTTTGCATAGTAAAGTAGTGCATGTGCAGCATTTAAAAGCAGGTGAGCGCATTGGTTATGGTGGAACTTATACTACGGATCGTTTGACTACGGTGGCGACAATTCCTGTAGGGTATGCGGATGGATATCCGCGGAGCTTGTCAAATCGAGGGGCCGTATTGATTCATGGACACCGATGTCCCATCGTGGGGCGTGTTTGTATGGATCAACTGATGGTAGCTATGCCAGAAGGTGTACCCGTTCATCCTGGTGATGAGGTAGTTCTTATTGGTACGCAAGGCGATGAAAGTATTACCGTTCTTGAAATTGCTACATTGGTAGGAACTATTCCGTATGAAATTTTCTGTGATTTTTCAGAGCGTGTACCAAGGATTTATGTGTAA